TATCTTTTTTACGCTTTGCAAAAGATCACGGTCATTGTTCTGTACTTTATTGCATTCGTGAAGGGATTTTGTTTCCGGTGTTTCAATGCCGATAAATACTGAATTAAAACCTGTTTCAGCCATTAATTTAAGCAATTCATCGTCATCAGCAAGGTTAATTGAAGCCTCTGTATTGAAAGTAAAAGGGTTGTTGCGCTCAAGCAGCCATTCTTTCATCGCAGGCAGCAATTCATTTTTAATGACTTTTTTATTTCCAATAAAATTATCGTCTACAACAAATATATTTCCTCGCCAGTTCAGTTCGTATAATTTTTCCATCTCACCCAGTATCTGTTTTGTCGTTTTCATTCGCACCTTATGCCCAAGCAAAGAAGTAATTTCGCAAAATTCACAAGCAAATGGACACCCCCTGGTAACCTGTATGCTCATAGAGGCATAGTGACCTTTTTTTAATAACTGGAAGTCAGGGATGGGTGTTGAGGTGAGTTCTGCGAACTCGCTGGTTTTATAAATTCTTTTCGGCTGCCCGTTATTTAAGTCATTCAGAAAAAGTGGCAAGGTTATTTCAGCTTCATTGAGAATCAGATGGTCAATCTGCGGGTAGTTCTGATAATCCTGAGTAAACAAAGGGCCACCTGCAATGATTTTTACGCCATACTTCATACACTCACTGATAATAAAGTCCACCGACTCTTTTTGTATACCCATAGCGCTAATCATCACATAATCGGCCCAGAGAATATCCTTTGCACTCAGATGACCTATATTCAAATCGACCAGTTTTTTTTGCCAGTTAGCCGGAAGCATGGCTGATACGGTAATTAATCCAAGTGGGGGCAAGGCCGCTTTTTTTGAGATAAAACGCAATGCATGCCTGAAGCTCCAGAAAGAATCGGGGTAAAGGGGGTGAACTAATAATACTTTCATTGTTTAAAAATTGTTTTTAATAACTGTTTCTGAAATTACCTGCCGACACTTTATTTGTTAAAAAGTACATGGATGCCTGTGATGAAATGGCAAATGGTTTTCGGTTTTTTTTTACAGAGGATAAAATGAATGAGGGTTATATTATCACAGAACTTTTATGCAAAGAAAGTTAAATTTTTGTTATAAAATGTAATAATCTCCCGGAAAAGAATAGTACAATTCACGAATTTTCTAGTGTGACGACCTTTAAAGAGGTATATTTGATTTTTATGGGGCTTGCCCCCGCAATTTTATAATAGCTTGATGTGCTTAAGTAAAGGATATTTATTTTTTTTAACCAGAAAACTGTCAATTGTTAAGGAGCGCAGGGTACGCTTTTTGTGTCCAGGAACAGGTTTTGTGGATTATTCAAATGTCGCGGTAAAGGTTTGATATAAAGCAGGTAATAAGTTAAAAATCAAAAGGTTTTGTGCTGTATAAAAGGTTTTATGATTTTACTGTTAATGTTTTTTGAATACAATAAAAATAATTGTCATTCCATTAAAAAATAGTTTCTCAGATTTAAGGATGTTAAAATTCTGTCTGCTTATTAATTGCTCAACATCAGCAGTCTAAACATATTCAGATTTAAAGGGAAGATATTAAATAGTTTCATAAAGCGAAATGTAGTAAATTCTAGCCTGGTATTAAAATTCATTTTGTCTTTGAAACAGGCAGTTTCAGAAATAAATAAGCTTCCAGGTTTCAAAAATTCATATCTCAATCCATTGAAGACCTTCACGCAGCGTGCCCAAAGCATACCGGCGACTGGTTTTTTACCGGTAATTATCCCACACCCGGTGGTAATATAGTTGTAAGCTGTGCTTTTATAAATTATATTGAAAAATGAAATGAGCGGAGCTACCAGCCTGTTATGCAAAAGAGTTATTCCTTGGCCCCAAGTTCATTTATTGCAATCCATGCCATAAGCCCCATTCCAGTTTCCAGTGATTTTTCATCCACACTGAATGCCGACGTGTGAATATTGTAAATTTCTTTTTTCTTAGGTTCTTTAATACCAAGGCGGTAAAAACAGGAAGGAATAGTGTGTGAAAAATAGGCAAAGTCTTCAGCTGTCATTCTTAAATCAATTTCTTCTACATTTTTTTTCCCTAAATAATTTTCGGCATAATGTTCTACGCGGTGTGTGAGCCTTTCATCGTTAAAAAGAAAAGGATAACCTTCGTCAATAAATACATTTGCGCCGGCGCCGAAAGCAGCAGCAGTATTCGTTGCTATTTGTGTGATGTTTTCATGCGCTTTCTGCCTCCATGCTTCATCAACAGTCCGCAGCGTACCTTCGATAA
This region of Bacteroidales bacterium genomic DNA includes:
- a CDS encoding B12-binding domain-containing radical SAM protein, yielding MKVLLVHPLYPDSFWSFRHALRFISKKAALPPLGLITVSAMLPANWQKKLVDLNIGHLSAKDILWADYVMISAMGIQKESVDFIISECMKYGVKIIAGGPLFTQDYQNYPQIDHLILNEAEITLPLFLNDLNNGQPKRIYKTSEFAELTSTPIPDFQLLKKGHYASMSIQVTRGCPFACEFCEITSLLGHKVRMKTTKQILGEMEKLYELNWRGNIFVVDDNFIGNKKVIKNELLPAMKEWLLERNNPFTFNTEASINLADDDELLKLMAETGFNSVFIGIETPETKSLHECNKVQNNDRDLLQSVKKIQQSGMQVSGGFIVGFDSDSPSVFRRQIDFIQQSGIVTAMVGLLSAPKNTQLYKRMIREKRLTKENSSGNNTDMSMNFIPRMNYQELIAGYKRIIRNIYNTKPYYKRIRKLLLNYKPVVVNPVKFDFHSLIAFIKSVLIIGIINKGRRDFWKFMFWTLFRRPSSLVDAITLSIYGYHFRTIYGLRKRNNK